AACGGGCaacttgaaaaattattttgggcTGATTCTATATGTCGATTGGATTACTCATACTTTGGGAATGTGGTTGCATTTGATGCATGCTACGAGAGAAATGTTTACAATATACCACTAGTCACTCTAGTGGGTATGAATCATCACCGCCAACCTATAATTTTTGCTTGTGCCTTGTTGGAGAATGAACGTACTTCGTCATATAGTTGGTTGTTAAATGAGCTTTTAAATTGCATGGGTAACAAACAGCCAACTTCAATTGTGACAGATGGAGATTTAGCCATGCGCTCTGCCGTCCAACATGTTCTTCCTAATGCGGTGCATAGATTATGTATTTGGCATATTGAAAAAAATGCTAGCAAGGAAGTTAAAATTGCCAACTTTAAAGAAGATTTTGTTAAGGTAATGCTTGCTCCTGTTGATGTTGTTGTTTTTGAATCTTTATGGACGTCATTGATTGAAAAGTACAGTCTGCAAAAGCACATATGGATCGAGTATATGCATAATCTTAACAAAATTGGCTTTTAAACACTCAATTTTCTGTAACCATCAACTCTTCAAACACAAGTTCATTGTGTTACCTAAATATTTTGATGATAATTTGTTGACAAAATTAGGTTTAAAATCCAAAATTGATGAAATATTTAGTAAAATGGATTTGCAAGTGTTAGGTGGAGCTAGGTATCAAGTCTATAAAGAGTTAACTCTTGAATTTTATACCACCTTGAAGTATACTAGTAAGAATGGAAATCACATTGCTTTTAGAATCAAAGGGATAGACTATAGCATAGGGTATGAATTCATGATTCATAAATTTAAACTTCCTAAAGGTGGCTTAAAAGGTTGTCCTTCAAATTTTGATTCTTCTAGAGTTTGGAAGCAATTGACCAATGAAACATGTTTTGACACTCAACGTGCACCTAATGGACATTATTGAACCATCGCttcttttatttcataaatatttttgtcattCTATATGTGGAAAAAAAGAGTCCAATAAAATTACGAAGGAGGATCTACTAGTACTCGACCATTTGGTCCGACGTAATGCAAAAAGCGTTGATCTTGTACATTTGATCTTTAAAAGCATGATGGCCATGGCCACTCGTGCTACAACAGCCCTTGGAAATTGTCATCTAATTACATTTATAGCCTTGCAACTTAAAGCTATTAAGGAGGAAGATTTGGATAAGATGGATTGTTTGGGGGATGACTGCCTTAATGAATTTGTGCTCCGTAAAGCGGACATCCTTGACGAGGATGGGGCAATAATTGATGTGAAGAAGCGAGATTGTTATTTAACTAGAATAGGAAAGCCGAAAAAGGGAAAGTCAAAAGTACAAGAAAGTGAAGATGAGAGTGAGGAAGATGACGAAAATGAAAGTGGAGTACGTGAGAGCGAGAATGTTCAAGATGTGGTGACAGAGGAGGATGTCGGTTTAGAGCAACCGAGAGAAGAGGAAGTGAGGCGACCAAGAAAGCCGAGGCAAAGGGGAACTTTTGAAGAGGAAGTACTTAGGCATTTAAATGAATCAAAAAAGAGGCTGACTGCTATGGAAGAAACCAACCTTAATATGTCTAAACATCTCACAGACTTGAGTAAGGACGTAAAAGAGATACGATGTGCACAAAGAAGGGCAAATCGCCTATGGAGGGCTTGTTTCGGCACCTTGGGAGCACATGATCTTTCACCTCCACATTCACCGGATAATTAAGGTATGTATATTGCATAGTAAATCTTATTTATGATCCCATTTTGAATCTATTATGTTTTGCCTTTAATGAACGactgttgtgtttttttttataatatattttgactggttttgtttttctaaaTTCAGTTTTTAGAGCGGACTTGCTTTTATGATTGCATATTTGCTCATaacaatgatgattttcagttTGTTCATAATTATTGTATGTAAAATGTGTAATTTCATAGAATACATGCTATATTTTAGCACAAAGGTCCAAGTTGGTGACAAGTTCCAAATACCTATTTTATGGCTGTGTGACAGTAACTGCCCTTCAATCACGTGATCGTGCATTTTCTGTGCCATCAATTGGGATTTTTCAATTGTTATCATCTTTTTTTCACTCTAAAAGATGCAATAGTACTAATAAGTTATAACCAAGGCCCTTTCTAAAGCTGTGAATTTTCATAAGTTGTTGTTTTTATGTAtagaaaaacacttattttGTGATGGATTGGCTTTCTTGGTTGATTGAAGTTCAAGAAACAGTGAGGTTCCAACTAGAAAGATAAGGTAATCATTGAATTCTAATTTTACTATCATGTAAAAATAGTGCTGGTGTAGCTTTTAAAATGAGGGCccttttggttttaaatataaagcTTCTAGCTTAACAGTGTTAGTGTGCAGTTGAGCGTTGAAATTATGAGAACTCAATTACATCATGAGAAATTCGGATGTGAATATTTCTTGACTTTAAGAGTTTTCTTTGCGTTTTTGTAAAACACTTAAGAAAAAATATCCCATCTTTTTCCTAAAAGAGTTTGGTGGAGATGTGATAGAGGTGTGGATGGCATGTGAATTTATTGGAAAGTGAGCGAATGCGACCTgtttcttcatcatcttcatctctGTTTTTGCGGGTATAAAGCATGCATATGAATGAGTGCCTGGAAAATTCATGTAATTGTTCTTTGTGAGTGTGTGTATGTCTAATTGCACCTTCATTGCAGAAGTTCAACAACCATTGTTTATAGCCCAAAGTCCTATATATCTGTTATATGTCCAGTTCACTGATATCTTCATTTCTTTTCCTAACTTGCATGTAAAATGTGTAATTTCATAGAATACCTGCTATATTTTAGCGTTATGATGTTTTTATATGCAATATTTTGGGTGAAATATTACTGAATACGTGCATTATCTCTTCAGGTTAGTTACCTAAATGGACTTGCAGATTTGTGCCTCTTCTATCACTAAGGTAGCTTTATGTTCTCATAATAGCATGGTGGAGAAGGCCTCTACAAGACAAAAGAGGCCTCATTTTGAGTTACACCTTAGGGAagtttattttctgattttgaGTTTCAGAGCTTCATATTTGTTGGGGCAGTGTTTTTacatgtttgtttttgttaatgACTATAAGTTAGTTTTTGGTGGAGCTGAGACATAGTCAAACTAATGTTTCTTTGTTTGTATTTGAAACTTAATGTTTTCTTTTACAATATCTGCATTGTGTTTTTGTAGTTCCTGAAATGTTCACCCTTTTTTCATCTGATTTGCTATACCTTTTTATtagcaatttttatttatttatttgttttttacaaGCATTTAATATGTTGGAACTTTATCTAGTCTTTAGTAATGCTCCTTTGTCTCGAAGATTAGGCAGCTTGTATTGTCTTTACTGCTTACATGAAACTTAACCATTCAAACCAACTTTAAAAATCTATATACCTCTTGAAGagcaaaagtaattaaattggaATTAATTGGGACATATTTCACGTAAAAAATCAAATTCGCGTAAAATTAAGCATATATTCCGAGTTAAAAGGCATATTTCACGTaaaaagtttcacttttcacgtaaacttaaaaatttcctatttagttatccggagtctaaaatatttattagagaGCGTGAGTTATTTTagacaaaaattcaaattcgcgtaaaattaggtttatttcgCGTAAAAAAAggcataaaatatttattattgaatgttttaaatatttaaaaatcattagaatgattttatttagtaatatttCCACTATTGCTCATGATTTATTAGAGACCGTGAGTTTTTTTAGGCGAAAAATCAAATTCGCGTAAAGATAGGCATATTTCGCGTAAAAATAGACATATTCCACGTAAATATgtgcacttttcacgtaaactttaaaacttcctatttagttatccggAGTCTAAGATGTTTcttattgaatgttttaaatatttaaaaatcattaaatgattttattcaCGTAAATTTCCACTATGGTTCATGATTTATTAGAGACCGTGAGTTTTTTTAGGCGAAAAATCAAATTCGCGTAAAGACATATTTCGCGTAAAAATAGACATATTCCACGTAAATATgtgcacttttcacgtaaactttaaaacttcctatttagttatccggAGTCTAAGATGTTtattattgaatgttttaactattttaaaatcattaaaattattttatttacaatattGCCGCTATTTCTCATGATTCATTCGAGACCGTGGTTATTTTTGGCGAAATATCAAATGCGCGTAAAAATAGGCATATTGGGCGTAAAAATAGGCATGTTTCACGTAAATATgggcacttttcacgtaaacttaaAAACTTCCTATTTAGTTACCCGAAATCTAAATTGTTATaattgaatgttttaaatatttaaaaatcattaaattgtaATATTTCCGTTATTTCTCATGATTTTTAAAACCGTGAGTTTTTTAGGTGAAAAATCAAATTCGCGTAAAATTAGGCATACTTCACGTAAATAGGggcatttttcacgcaaacttaaAAACTTTATATTTGGTTACCGGGAGACTTAGATGTTTACTATTGaatattttagctatttaaaatcattaaaatgattttattttgtaataattttgcTATTTCTCATGATTTATTATAGACCGAGAATATATTTTTAGGCGGAAAATCACATTCGCGTAAGAATAGACATATTCCACGTAAAAAGGTGCACCTTTCACGTAAACTTAAAAACTTCATATTTAGTTACACGGAATCTAAGATGTtattattgaatgttttaactatttaaaaatcattaaaattattttattttttaatatttctgtTATTTCTCATTATTTATTAGAGACTGTGAgttttaaaaaggagaaaattcAAATTCGCGTAAAACTAGTCATATTTCGCGTAAAAGAAGGCATATTCCACGTGAATATGTGCGCTTTTCACGTAAACTGTAAAacttcctatttagttatccggagtataaaatatttattattgaatgttttaaatatttaaaaatcattaatatGATTTTATGTAGTAATATTTCCACTATTGCTCATGATTTATTAGAGACCGTGAGTTTTTTTAGGCGAAAAATCAAATTCGCGTAAAGATAGGCATATTTCGCATAAAAATAGACATATTCCACGTAAATATgtgcacttttcacgtaaactttaaaacttcctatttagttatccggAGTCTAAGATGTTtattattgaatgttttaactattttaaaatcatttaaattattttatttacaatattGCCGCTATTTCTCATGTTTCATTTGAGACCGTGAGTTTTTTTTGGCGAAATATCAAAAGCACGTAAAAATAGGCATATTGCGCGTAAAAATAGGCATATTTCACGTAAATATgggcacttttcacgtaaacttaaAAACTTTCTATTTAGTTACCCGGAATCTAAGTTGTTATAAatgaatgttttaaatttaaaaatcataaaaataattttattttgtaatatttccgTTATTTCTCATGATTTTTAAAACCGTGAGTTTTTTAGGTGAAAAATCAAATTCGCGTAAAATTAGGCATACTTCACGTAAATAGgggcacttttcacgtaaacttaaAAACTTTCTATTTGGTTACCGGGAGACTAAGATGtttattattgaatattttagctatttaaaatcattaaaatgattttattttgtaatatttttgctATTTCTCATGATTTATTAGAGATCGTGAATATAGTTTTAGGCGGAAAATCACATTCGCGTAAGAATAGACATATTCCACGTAAAAAGGTGCACCTTTCACGTAAACTTAAAAACTTCATATTTAGTTACACGGAATCTAAGATGTtattattgaatgttttaactatttaaaaatcattaaaattattttattttgtaatatttctgTTATTTCTCATTATTTATTAAAGACTGTGAgttttaaaaaggagaaaattcAAATTCGCATAAAACTAGTCATATTTCGCGTAAAAGAAGGCATATTCCACGTAAATATgtgcacttttcacgtaaactgtAGAacttcctatttagttatccggagtataaaatgtttattattgaatgttttaaatatttaaaaatcattaaaatgattttatttagtaatatttCCACTATTGCTCATGATATATTAGACACCGTGAGTTTTTTTAGGCGAAAAATCAAATTCGCGTAAAGATATGCATATTTCGCGTAAAAATAGACATATTCAACGTAAATATgtgcacttttcacgtaaactttaaaacttcctatttagttatccggAGTCTAAGATATTtattattgaatgttttaactattttaaaatcattaaaattattttatttacaatattGCCGCTATTTCTCATGATTCATTTGAGAccgtgagttttttttttggcgAAATATCAAATGCGCGTAAAAATAGGCATATTGCGCGTAAAAATAGGCATTTTTCACGTAAATATgggcacttttcacgtaaactaaAAAATTTCCTATTTAGTTACCCGGAGTCTAAAATATTTGTTAGAGACCGTGATTTATTTTAGACAAAAAATCAAATTCGcgtaaaattaggtttatttcgCGTAAAAAAAGGcataaaatgttttattattgaatgtttttgtaataccccgtgttttccaATCGTGTTTCCGTTAGTGTTTGATCATTTCGTCGCTCGTATCTTGCGTGTATGGGCTCGTTTAGTCTTTGTTTTGAAGATTAGATTCGGATGCCCATCATCGCCGGGCTCGGGGCCCATTTCGGACCCTTCTTCTTTTTGGCCTGCAGGGCGCGACGGAAGGCGCGACAGGGCTGGCGCGCCTCGCGTCACGCCCTCTATGAAAATTGTGGCAGGGCGCGATGGCCCGTCGCGCCTCGCGACGCGCCTACCATCGCGCCCCACTACTGATTTTGCGtggggtctataaatagaccccataaTTCGACCAAActcttttatttcattttgtgaaaaccctagccgacccatTAACATTACAACCCTCTGATTTGATAGTTTGTACATCAATTCCTTTTTTTGTTGGACTCCGGTTAGTGATCCGCATACCCTATCCTTAGTATGttcacatttcctttgttcaaTTCGTTTTAGGACTTATGTATCCATGTTTTCCATTGTTGTGTGAGGTCTTAAGCATACCAATTCTGATTCGCCTCGTTCTTGGATCCATGTGATGTTTTATCCGCTTATCTTCGTCGGTAAGTGCCGAATCTtgtgttttaaggttaaacctACACCTTGGGTGTTGTGATGATTTGATTTACTGTTTTGGCATGCTTAGAACTGATTATGTATAGTTAGCTTTGGTTTAGAGTGTTTGTATTGGATTTTACCTTGGGTATTATGAATTGAATTGCTAGGTTAAGTGCTAGCTTGCTTGGTATGATTATTTCATTGCTTACCTACTG
This region of Mercurialis annua linkage group LG1-X, ddMerAnnu1.2, whole genome shotgun sequence genomic DNA includes:
- the LOC126668432 gene encoding protein FAR1-RELATED SEQUENCE 5-like: MVVIITWIFLPKDLYNYLDSERRAETEEGDANKVIRYFAAKKETDHGFYFNYTTRPNGQLEKLFWADSICRLDYSYFGNVVAFDACYERNVYNIPLVTLVGMNHHRQPIIFACALLENERTSSYSWLLNELLNCMGNKQPTSIVTDGDLAMRSAVQHVLPNAVHRLCIWHIEKNASKEVKIANFKEDFVKVMLAPVDVVVFESLWTSLIEKYSLQKHIWIEYMHNLNKIGF